In the Blochmannia endosymbiont of Camponotus sp. genome, TGTTAAATGATGACAACGTATATCAACATAAGTACTACTATTCGTGAATTTTAGATAATTAATATTCCTATCGTATAGCGATTAGGTGAAAATGACGATATATGTTTTTATAAATTATTTTATAGAGAGATGATGCTGGCATATATGGTTTGAGTTAATCTCATTATATTTAGATATTTAAAAAGAAAGGGGATTATACTGGGATTTATTTGATGCGATAGTAGGTTTTTGGTTTTGTATAATCTACAGAAAATAAAAATGTATATTAATATTTGTGAATGGAGGAATTATATTGTTCAGTATTTGTCTTTTTTGATACGTGTATAGTGTATTATTATAAATAGGTAAATTAGTTTAATGTATTGTGTACAACTGATTTCGGTATGTCGACGATCATGGATTTATTCAAGTAAGTTGGTGTTTGTGGTTGTTTGTGGGCATTTAGTTTTGTATAAAAATTGAATCTAGATATTTTATTTTAAATAGTAAACGTTTTATAAGATCATTTTTTAGTATGTTATATATTGTTATAATTGGTTATGTATCACAAGATCCAATTAGTATTAGATAAGAGTATCATAAAACTTTATGATATATGGTAAGTAATGTTTTTGACAGGTGGTTTATGTTAGAAGTAAAAAACACTTCTCAGGAATATATTGGACATCATTTGCATCATCTACAACTTGATTTAAATACTTTTTTATGGATGGATGCAGAAAAGATTTCCTCTTTTTGGGTGTTAAATGTAGATTCTATATTTTTCTCAACGCTATTAGCCGTTTTGTTTTTATTAATCTTTGGGCGCGTTGCTAAAATGGCAACTTGTGGTGTTCCCACAAAAATACAAACGTTTATGGAACTGATAATATTATTTGTTGATAGTAATGTAAAAGATATTTTTCATGGTAAAAACAAATTAATCGCGCCGTTGTCTATGACTATTTTTGTTTGGGTTTGCTTAATGAATACTATGGATTTGTTTCCTGTAGATTTATTACCTTATATGGCAAAACTTACATTTGGATTACCTTTTTTGCGTGTTGTGCCGTCTGCTGATATAAACATCACTTCTTCAATAGCTTTGAATGTGTTTATACTTATTGTATATTATAACATTTATACTAATGGTATGCGTGGATTTATTAAAGGATTAACATACCATCCATTTAATTATCCATTATGTATTCCTGTTAATTTAATTCTTGAAATTATTAGTTTATTATCTAAACCAGTATCACTTAGTCTTAGATTATTCGGCAATATGTATTCTGGGGAGTTGATTTTTATTTTGATATCTGGGTTGTTACCATGGTGGGGCCAATGGGTATTAAGTTTGCCTTGGGCTGTTTTTCACATTTTAATTATTATATTACAAGCTTTTATTTTTATGGTATTGACAGTAATTTATTTGTCTACAGCTCATGATCCGTGTTGAAATAGATGCTAATAACAATTATTATAACACAAAAGATTGTAGATAGGAGGTTTTATGGAACATTTAAGTTTTGATATGTTGTATATAGCTGCGGCAATAATGATGGGATTAGCATCAATTGGAGCGGCCATTGGTATTGGTATTTTGGGTTGTAAATTTTTAGAAGGTGCTGCGCGTCAGCCAGATCTTATTCCTATTCTTCGTGCTCAATTTTTTATTGTTATGGGATTAGTTGATGCAATACCTATGATTACCGTAGGCCTTGGTTTGTATGTAATGTTTTCTGCGGTTTAACAATTAAAATCTATGGATGTATTATTTGTTATTGATTATTAGATGTTGGGATTGGTACTGTGAATATTAATGCAACAATATTGGGTCAATCTATTTCGTTTGTTTTATTTGTTTGGTTTTGTATGAAATATGTATGGTATCCATTTATGTCTACTATTGAAAAACGTCAAAAAGAAATTTCTGATAATTTAACTTCTGCCAATCATACTAAAATTGAATCTGAACGCGCTCATGCTAAAGCCTTGCTTTGTTTAGCACAGGCTCGGGTTAAAGCTCAAGACATTATACAACAAGCGAATAAATGCAAAATACAAATTATTGATGAAGCCAAACATGAGGCAGAAAAAGAGCAAAATAGAATGTTATCTCAAGCACGAAAACAGATCCTTTATGAAAGAAAATCTGTTGCTGATGAATTAAGAAAGCAAATGAGTAAGATTGCGGTTGAAGGGGCAGAAAAGATTATAGAACATTCTATCAATGAACTAGTTGATATAAATATTATAAATAAGATCATTAACACATTATCATATGAGGATTAAATGTCTAGTGAGGTTGTTATTGCCCATACATATGCAGTGGCTATATTTAATGTAGCTGTAGCATATAAAAATATAATAAAATGGGAATCAATTCTTAATTTATTTTCTAAGATAAGTCAGCATAGTTTAGTAAAATCTTTATTTTTTAGATATTTAGAATCAAAAAAATTATCAAATATATTTATTGCTATTTGTGAAGATTATCAAAAAAAGAAAATTGATAATTTTAGTAAAAATATAATTTACATTATGGCAGAAAATAATCGATTACCGTTATTACCAATTGTTTTTAAAGAGTTTGTAAACATATGTGCTATACACATGGGTACTATAGAAATAGAAATTATCTCTGTTTCTCCTTTAGACTGTAGACAGTTAAATAAAATTTCTGATGTAATGACCAGGCGTTTATCTAAAAAAGTAAATTTAGTGCATAAAATTGATAAAGGCATGCTAGCTGGTGTGGTGATTCGTGTTGGAGATACTATTATTGACGGAAGCATACGTGGACGTATTTTACGTTTAAATCATATACTACAATCTTAATATTTTTTAATTTTATTCCTTTAGGTGCAAATAAAATCATGCAATTAAATTCAAATGAAATTAGTGAATTAATTAGGCGGCGTATTGCTCAATTTGATATAACGTATGAGACTCGCAATGAGGGTACTATTACTGCTGTAGGAGATGGGGTAATTCATATACATGGTTTAACAAATATCATGCAAGGTGAAATGATTGCTCTTCCATCAAATCAGTTCGCTGTAGCATTAAATTTAGAACGTAATTCTGTTGGCGCTGTAGTTATGGGTTCATACTTAAATTTATCCGAAGGAATGGTGGCAAAGTGTACAGGAAATATATTACAAGTGCCTGTTGGAACGGAATTATTAGGAAGAGTAGTAAATACATTGGGTATGCCTGTGGATAATAAAGGAGCAGTACAATGTTCGTGTTATCTTCCGGTAGAAGCTAACGCACCCAGTGTAATAGATCGAAAATCAATAGATGAACCAATTCAAACCGGGTATAAATCTGTTGATTCTATGGTTCCTATTGGGCGTGGTCAACGTGAATTAATTATAGGGGACCGACAAACTGGAAAATCTGCATTAGCAATTGATACTATTATTAATCAACGTTATAGTGGAGTTAAGTGTATTTATGTTGCTATTGGTCAAAAAGCAACGACCGTGGCTAGTGTTGTAAAAAAATTAGAGCAGCATCATGCTTTAGCTAATACTATTGTGGTTCTTGCATCTGCCTCTGAGTCTGCTGTATTACAATATTTGGCTCCTTATGCTGGATGCGCTATGGGAGAGTATTTTAGAGATCGTGGAGAAGATGTCTTAATTATATATGACGATCTTTCTAAACAAGCAATAGCTTATCGTCAAATTTCTTTATTGTTACGACGTCCTCCTGGACGAGAGGCGTATCCAGGAGATGTATTTTATTTACATTCTCGTTTATTAGAACGAGCATCGAGAGTCAGTTCTGATTATGTTGAGCAATGTACTCATGGGAAAGTAACAGGAAAAACTGGTTCGTTGACTGCAATACCTATTATTGAAACTCAAGCTGGAGATGTTTCTTCGTTTATCCCAACTAATGTAATTTCTATTACTGATGGTCAGATTTTCTTGGAATCTCATTTATTTAATTCAGGAATTCGTCCTGCAGTAAATCCAGGAATTTCAGTATCTCGAGTTGGAGGATCTGCTCAAACTAAAATTATGAAGGTGTTATCTGGTGGAATTCGTACCGCTTTAGCTCAATATCGCGAACTAGCTGCTTTTTCTCAGTTTGCTTCAGAATTAGATGAAGTTACACAAAAACAATTAAAACATGGTCAAAGAGTTACTGAATTATTAAAACAAAAACAATATGCACCTATGCCTCTTTCATGTCAATCTATTGTTTTATTTGCAGTGATACATGGTTATTTAGAAGATGTTGAAGTATCAAAAATAAGTGATTTTGAATCTGCATTAATATTATATATGACTTATGAAGAAAAGGAACTTATGAAAATAATCGACCATGATGGTATATATGATATAAATATTGAAAATAAATTCAAAAATATTCTTAAAACCTTTAAATCACATCAATCCTGGTAAATTCAACCGCATTATTATTGTGGAATGAGAAAACATGTCTAGCACAAAAGAGATACGTGGGAAGATAGACAGTGTTCGAAACATACAAAAGATTGCTAAAGCTATGGAGATGATTTCTGCTTCTAAAATTCATAAAACTCAAAA is a window encoding:
- the atpB gene encoding F0F1 ATP synthase subunit A, producing MLEVKNTSQEYIGHHLHHLQLDLNTFLWMDAEKISSFWVLNVDSIFFSTLLAVLFLLIFGRVAKMATCGVPTKIQTFMELIILFVDSNVKDIFHGKNKLIAPLSMTIFVWVCLMNTMDLFPVDLLPYMAKLTFGLPFLRVVPSADINITSSIALNVFILIVYYNIYTNGMRGFIKGLTYHPFNYPLCIPVNLILEIISLLSKPVSLSLRLFGNMYSGELIFILISGLLPWWGQWVLSLPWAVFHILIIILQAFIFMVLTVIYLSTAHDPC
- the atpE gene encoding F0F1 ATP synthase subunit C, translating into MEHLSFDMLYIAAAIMMGLASIGAAIGIGILGCKFLEGAARQPDLIPILRAQFFIVMGLVDAIPMITVGLGLYVMFSAV
- the atpF gene encoding F0F1 ATP synthase subunit B, which gives rise to MNINATILGQSISFVLFVWFCMKYVWYPFMSTIEKRQKEISDNLTSANHTKIESERAHAKALLCLAQARVKAQDIIQQANKCKIQIIDEAKHEAEKEQNRMLSQARKQILYERKSVADELRKQMSKIAVEGAEKIIEHSINELVDINIINKIINTLSYED
- a CDS encoding F0F1 ATP synthase subunit delta, whose translation is MSSEVVIAHTYAVAIFNVAVAYKNIIKWESILNLFSKISQHSLVKSLFFRYLESKKLSNIFIAICEDYQKKKIDNFSKNIIYIMAENNRLPLLPIVFKEFVNICAIHMGTIEIEIISVSPLDCRQLNKISDVMTRRLSKKVNLVHKIDKGMLAGVVIRVGDTIIDGSIRGRILRLNHILQS
- the atpA gene encoding F0F1 ATP synthase subunit alpha gives rise to the protein MQLNSNEISELIRRRIAQFDITYETRNEGTITAVGDGVIHIHGLTNIMQGEMIALPSNQFAVALNLERNSVGAVVMGSYLNLSEGMVAKCTGNILQVPVGTELLGRVVNTLGMPVDNKGAVQCSCYLPVEANAPSVIDRKSIDEPIQTGYKSVDSMVPIGRGQRELIIGDRQTGKSALAIDTIINQRYSGVKCIYVAIGQKATTVASVVKKLEQHHALANTIVVLASASESAVLQYLAPYAGCAMGEYFRDRGEDVLIIYDDLSKQAIAYRQISLLLRRPPGREAYPGDVFYLHSRLLERASRVSSDYVEQCTHGKVTGKTGSLTAIPIIETQAGDVSSFIPTNVISITDGQIFLESHLFNSGIRPAVNPGISVSRVGGSAQTKIMKVLSGGIRTALAQYRELAAFSQFASELDEVTQKQLKHGQRVTELLKQKQYAPMPLSCQSIVLFAVIHGYLEDVEVSKISDFESALILYMTYEEKELMKIIDHDGIYDINIENKFKNILKTFKSHQSW